The genome window TTTCTGTTACTAAAAAAACTTATTACCAAAATTGAACCATTTCCAATATTGTAGATCGAAGGTGACCCAGTAGTTGGACAGCCGACGCCCATCTCACTGAGCTTTAAAAATCCCTTAAAAAGGACCTTGACCAATTGCCAATTCAACTACGCCGGACCCGGTCTTTCCAGGAACAAGACTCTGGCCTTCAGAGACGTTGAGCCTGAGGCGGACGTTTACGTGGAACATCAGCTCGTGCCGCAGAAGCCTGGAGAGCAAAAGATAATTGCCACTTTCACTTCGAAAGAATTGGTCGATATCACTGGTTGCGCAACAGTCGATGTCCTTGACGCCGAATAAACGGCGTGACAATTTGgatttaattcgattataaTGTAAATCACTCGGAGTACCAGGAATATCAGACGTATCTGATTAACGTGATATAATTTGTTTCTCGCAGtcaattcataatttttaaaatagagcgacaatataaataattgaaccttttcttcctttcagtattatttttatatattaattttatcacaaAGACATTACAAAATCTTTGACTACTTTGCAAAACATATTTTtgataatgtatatttttagctatcgtttatatttttatataacataaagTATGCATactaaatacaataaaatataacataagaactttttttcttgaaattaaaagagtcaatttaaataaatgtcaacgaaattaaatttttttactttgcagaataaaaaaatatgtgacgtaaattacaaagagatactttttttaatcacattggaatgaaaattgtaaaaaccAAAATACTACAGTACAAACgacacaataaaaaaaaggaattaaattatcacGTGATAAAAGGTAAGTTTTTTCAATCGTTGCGGAAAGTGCTAAAGTTTTACTCGCTGCCCCTTCCGTTTCGAAGTTTTTGTTACGTTCACTTTCCGACAACAATGCGAGAGCATACTTCTCTGGCGGGCGGTGAATCAGTTGCATCAGTGACTTTATGTCTTTGTGATCAGTGAATTCGTTTAGACTCGATTTCATTATAGCTCGAtcatttttcgaaaaagtaGAGCCTGCTTCTTTTTGGTCTAATTCGTAATTCTGTGGTATGTAACTGTGTAATAAATCTTTGTTCTCAAACTCGCACGATAGAACAGAAATGCTGCTTCTCGACGAGCACGTTGAGAATTCACTAAAATCTTCTTTGTCCGCAATATGGCATATCGCTTTGgattttatgcaattttcgCAATTTATGAAAGAATCACTTGTCTCAAGACGCTGCTGTGTATCATGGAACTTTGATGTTTCGTAATCTTGAATCGTTTCTTTATTCTGTTCTCCAGAATCTTTTGACATTAAGTTTTCACGATATATAACAAATGCTTCGTGAATATTCCGCGCACGTTTTGCTGCGAGCTCTAAAGTCATGATTATATCTTTTGaaatattgttcttttttaattcccaCGTAATCGCATCTTCGTTTTGAACGTCGTTTTCGAGATATTCCGGGACCTCTTCGGGAGGACGAGATGTATCGTAGTCATAAATTAATGGTTCAGATCTTGTCAAAAATGAAGTTTCTACTGCAGTGCTATTTGCACCGTGATTATCGGAGCGCTTTGTAGATTCCCGACGTCTATCGATATCAGTATTTGCTTTGTCATTTAGATTGGTAGATTCTAAAATATCTTTACAAGCTTTCTCGTACACAACCTCTTTCGCTTCTTTAGAAGCGTTGTTTATCATTGTTTTTGAAACTTCTACGgcttcataattttttaatgtcatgCTTATCTCTTTGTTAAATGTTTCATTGCTGAGCTCACTGTTTTTATTACCATCTTCACtttcaacatttattttagtattattgACAGTTAAAAGCTCTGAATCAATAGAATTTATAGTTAATTTGTTATCAATCAGTGGATCACTTTCTGTAAAGTCTAGCAGATCGAAGGAAATCTGTACATCATTGTAGGAAACAGAAGTGTTACAACCAATGTCAACTAGATttgtcttatttttatcttcaaCTTTTTCGTAAAAAGTGAAAACCGGATCTGTCTGCGTACCAATTGATCTTTGaggtaatttatttactttatatacgtttatatcttttgaaaaaattttatataacctACTACCTGGCGAGCAAAGTTCATCGTTTAGTGACATTTGTACTTCCTTATTATCTTCTTCGCAGTTCTTTTTTATAGCATTTTTCTCTGCATTTCCGTCTTTTTTTACGCTATCGTTGACTGTTCTCAATGTGTGAACCACTTCCAAAGTTTTGGTTGTTTTATTACAAGCCTGGATAGACGCAGGATTCCGTTCGATGTCCGCATTATTTGAGAATTTCTTTGGCACTAATTGTGTTTGAAAATATTGCGACTTCAATTTCGGCAGGGTTGGATTCGAgttgtcatttttatttaaattctttggATTATTCTTTGATTTcgattgtttctttttcgacAAGTTTTTGTAGCTTTGCTGATTCTGTCGTTCCTTCGTTTccctataataaaattgcaatttataaatcttgttacataaattgtaatttacaaaatgttgaatataaatatatgtttcttACACAGAACTTTTGTAGATTTTTGTCATGTGGTTTGCGCGAGGgtctttgttttctttcatTATCGCCTTGAACTCATCTGCCGATTTTGATGTGGCCGTAGACTCGTTTTTTGAGGCGctgaaaaaaagattacataAAGTATgctcaaaattattttaaataaaaataaattaagaaataaaaataagaatgaccataaacatataaaataaaagataataaatataatgtatattacTCGACATGTTCAGTCGATGAATGTTTACTCTTTGACGGGACGAAACATTTTTCCATTAACTGAGACGACTTCTTCGATACTGATTGCAATGATGTTACGCTTTCCGTATTCCAGGTTTTCGAAATGCCGGTTGGTTTCCATGTTTGCTGATTAACAGTGAAATTCTTTTGAAGTGTATTTTTCTTCCGAGTAATTACGttcttattgttaattaatttatcaacaTGCTTTGCGTTTTTAGAATCTTGTGAATCGGCACGATATACATCGCTTACTTGTTCATTTTCAGTTCCAATATTTTTCCTCTTATAACTTCTCcttctataaaatttatgtgaaCGATTTGTCACGTTCACATTTTGCGGATGTACTTGAGTCTCGAGTTGAGAGCAACCTTCGTTCGTTAGAGAATTATCAGATTCTTCTTCCAATTCTGTTTTATGGAgaactttaattttacaacaCGAGTCTCCAGGCTTCTCGTTGTCCAAACACAATTGAAACTTACAGGCAACATCTACGGTTGTATGATCTTCGGCAGgaacgcaaatattttttactaaattatcTCTTTCTATACCATAGGTATCGTTATTCTCTTTTATATAGTTTGTTTCGTTCTGAAAATCGTCATGCAAGTTTTTTACATGCTTTTCAGGTTTATCAGTAACTTTTGTCTCTAATTTAATTGGACTGCCAGTGCACTTTTTCAGATCGCAAGAGACGGTTGTATGATCTTCGGCAGgaacgcaaatattttttactaaattatcTCTTTCTATAACATAGGTATCGTTATTCTCTTCTATATAGTTTGTTTCGTTCTGAAAATCGTTTTGCAAGTTTTCCACATGCTTTTCGGGTTTATCAGTAACTTTTGTCCCTAATTTAATTGGACTGCCAGTGCATTTTTTCAGATCGCAAGTGATGTCTTTGATCAAATCGTTTTGAAGCAAAATGAATGATTTTTTCACGTGATAAGTCGTTTTTATTAGCTCAGTACCGGGATAAAAGATTGTCGCACGACGATCTTGCTGTTCCTTAAGAATCGATAACATCATCTGTAAGCTTCTATTCTGTTTCGTAATGCTGTTTCGTTTCTTGTGAATTGAGCTTCTAAGAATGACTGTTCCCAGTGGCTTTTTTGGTTCGCATACATCTTTAAGCAATGACTTTCTCAATTTCATTGGTGTCCGTGCTTTCATCAACGAAGATTGAGTGTGTCTGGCAAAATGTGGCCGAGTGTGGGCATTACTTGTAGTATTCCCGAGTCTCAacatttttctgtttaaaaaaaagaaaaagattttaagtgtaaaatgaaagaattaCATTACAGATTGGAATTTGTTTCCTACATTCTCTTACTTTCTTAATAATGTACAGACTAAAACAAGTCTTCGAAgtggtcttcgcgattttaacGCAGCTTTTTGTtcttctttatctctttttcaaactctaaaaataaaacaaatatttgtagATATTTTCTGGGATAACAGTCAAGCCAGAGATATACTTGAAAAATACTATCAAATATTGTCCGAACAACACAAGATACATCTACAGTAcacattaattacataaaagaaattaataaaggaataaaaagagaagaaaatacaGAAAGTACACGTACGCGGATTTACGAATTTACGGTTACTAAACTACATTTTCGTCTTTAGAACCGAAGAAATTGCGATAGAGGCACTGGTAGAATTATTTCCTGTATCGATACTGATCAATAATATGTAGACATATACGCGCGTAGAGAAACGAATAAATCTGCATGCACACGCTTTCCGAATAACGAAAAATCATGATTACATTACGAGCTGCGGTCCCATAATTTGACACGAGAGGCTGCGAGAGGCTTAGGTCTGACGTCTCAGTTGTCACAAAGAAGAATgctaacagaaaaaaaaagtagaaaaaaacaaaggaaGCGTTCAACGCTTCGATTCTAAGCCAATCGGTTAAGTACTGAGGCAAACTCGCCTTGAGTTATTGCCATTGGTTGCGTTCGGCAGAAAAGACTGTCTTGCGACTGTTTTAAAAATCGcgaatcaaattaatatatgtacattcttaattttaatcgatataTCGGGAGATTACATGCCAACCGAACTCACGGTTTCTATTagcattattaatatcaaataataataatactaataattaataggtATTTGATATAATCGCTTTATCGTAATATTGACAGCCCGTCCTAAATATCGTAAGAAAACAACTGGTTCACCTAGTTTCATCTCCATGACCCAGTTTTCCTCCGCATATCCCCCTCTTGCTCTCCTCCTTCTTCTTCCCTATCCCTAGTCCGCTGAAGTCTGCCGCTGCCCTAGTCCGTAGAATCAGCTGACCGCGCATACTAATGGCCCTGACGTAACCAGCTCCGACGCACAGTGCATAACAATGAGAGACGTTGTTGCTGACTGTTCGAAGACGAGGTCCCGCGTGCAGGTAAGCACGCGAGAGCGCGTTATCAGTCAGAATTTCGGCGTGATAAAAGCCAGCGCGTAGGAGGCCCTGCAGGGCTCGCCTCGGGTTTGGAGGTTAACCCCGCCGCCGACCTTCGCAGTCGCACGCAATTTTCATGATGTGATATTAAAAGTGGCAATTAACAGTGATTAGTCATCTAACTGGTTTTTAATTCTACGATCTTGTGAGACGGTAAATGTGTAACATCGTCTCGATCAGAGGTCACGCCGCGTAACGCATCGATCAGACCGTCACGTAACGCACTATCTCAGATCTTATTGACCCGTCATGACAAAAGAAGCGATGGATCTACGCGAGAGCCGTGTCAGGAAGCGTCAGTCGTGCCGAGAGTTTTGGCACAGCCTGCCAGAGCGAATATCTAGGACGGTGGAACATGCCTTTTATCggtaagcttttttttttttttcgtaatccgcgaggaaaaggaaaactttggaattaataattaagcaaCTGTGACTGTCACTGTTTGCAGCCTTGGGGTACACATCGCTCGAAGCCCGTACAAGTGGATGCTCGGATGTCTCGCAGTGGTGCTGGTCTGTGTCCTGGGTCTCCTTCGTTTTCGTCAGGAAAAAAATCCTATTAAGCTCTGGGTACCACCAGATTCTGATTTCGTGATTGCTACTGAGTGGCTGATGACTCACTACCTGGAGGCTTTGCGAATCCAAACGTTTATCTTAACTGGAGATAATGTCTTGGAACAGCAAGCACTTATTAgggtaattaaattacattatgaATGATTTATTCCAATAGTTGATTCTCATTTGACATAGCTGATTATAATTCATTATTAGTAATTGAGAGAACATTTTGCGATTGTTGCAGTTAAATGAGATTACCAAGCAAATGATTTCAACTCAAACACCAGCTGAGAACATTTCTTGGACAGATGTTTGTATGAAGTAAGCATAAAATgcgtaattttctttagaaggtcgattttaataaatactttactACAGTTTTGCAAAACGTTTTACAGTAAGATGAAAACTAATTGTTgacgagaaatatttatttgcagagTTCCTGTTATTTCTGGTCATATGTATAGGCAAAAAAGACAAAGCCTTCTCTTGGAAGATAGTTTCTTTGACGACGATCTCATGTCTACAGTTAATCAAACGTTCGAACCCGCCGTTCATGTTGATAGCAATCT of Cardiocondyla obscurior isolate alpha-2009 linkage group LG15, Cobs3.1, whole genome shotgun sequence contains these proteins:
- the LOC139108673 gene encoding uncharacterized protein isoform X2, producing MLRLGNTTSNAHTRPHFARHTQSSLMKARTPMKLRKSLLKDVCEPKKPLGTVILRSSIHKKRNSITKQNRSLQMMLSILKEQQDRRATIFYPGTELIKTTYHVKKSFILLQNDLIKDITCDLKKCTGSPIKLGTKVTDKPEKHVENLQNDFQNETNYIEENNDTYVIERDNLVKNICVPAEDHTTVSCDLKKCTGSPIKLETKVTDKPEKHVKNLHDDFQNETNYIKENNDTYGIERDNLVKNICVPAEDHTTVDVACKFQLCLDNEKPGDSCCKIKVLHKTELEEESDNSLTNEGCSQLETQVHPQNVNVTNRSHKFYRRRSYKRKNIGTENEQVSDVYRADSQDSKNAKHVDKLINNKNVITRKKNTLQKNFTVNQQTWKPTGISKTWNTESVTSLQSVSKKSSQLMEKCFVPSKSKHSSTEHVDASKNESTATSKSADEFKAIMKENKDPRANHMTKIYKSSVETKERQNQQSYKNLSKKKQSKSKNNPKNLNKNDNSNPTLPKLKSQYFQTQLVPKKFSNNADIERNPASIQACNKTTKTLEVVHTLRTVNDSVKKDGNAEKNAIKKNCEEDNKEVQMSLNDELCSPGSRLYKIFSKDINVYKVNKLPQRSIGTQTDPVFTFYEKVEDKNKTNLVDIGCNTSVSYNDVQISFDLLDFTESDPLIDNKLTINSIDSELLTVNNTKINVESEDGNKNSELSNETFNKEISMTLKNYEAVEVSKTMINNASKEAKEVVYEKACKDILESTNLNDKANTDIDRRRESTKRSDNHGANSTAVETSFLTRSEPLIYDYDTSRPPEEVPEYLENDVQNEDAITWELKKNNISKDIIMTLELAAKRARNIHEAFVIYRENLMSKDSGEQNKETIQDYETSKFHDTQQRLETSDSFINCENCIKSKAICHIADKEDFSEFSTCSSRSSISVLSCEFENKDLLHSYIPQNYELDQKEAGSTFSKNDRAIMKSSLNEFTDHKDIKSLMQLIHRPPEKYALALLSESERNKNFETEGAASKTLALSATIEKTYLLSRDNLIPFFYCVVCTVVFWFLQFSFQCD
- the LOC139108673 gene encoding uncharacterized protein isoform X3; translation: MGPQLVIKMLRLGNTTSNAHTRPHFARHTQSSLMKARTPMKLRKSLLKDVCEPKKPLGTVILRSSIHKKRNSITKQNRSLQMMLSILKEQQDRRATIFYPGTELIKTTYHVKKSFILLQNDLIKDITCDLKKCTGSPIKLGTKVTDKPEKHVENLQNDFQNETNYIEENNDTYVIERDNLVKNICVPAEDHTTVSCDLKKCTGSPIKLETKVTDKPEKHVKNLHDDFQNETNYIKENNDTYGIERDNLVKNICVPAEDHTTVDVACKFQLCLDNEKPGDSCCKIKVLHKTELEEESDNSLTNEGCSQLETQVHPQNVNVTNRSHKFYRRRSYKRKNIGTENEQQTWKPTGISKTWNTESVTSLQSVSKKSSQLMEKCFVPSKSKHSSTEHVDASKNESTATSKSADEFKAIMKENKDPRANHMTKIYKSSVETKERQNQQSYKNLSKKKQSKSKNNPKNLNKNDNSNPTLPKLKSQYFQTQLVPKKFSNNADIERNPASIQACNKTTKTLEVVHTLRTVNDSVKKDGNAEKNAIKKNCEEDNKEVQMSLNDELCSPGSRLYKIFSKDINVYKVNKLPQRSIGTQTDPVFTFYEKVEDKNKTNLVDIGCNTSVSYNDVQISFDLLDFTESDPLIDNKLTINSIDSELLTVNNTKINVESEDGNKNSELSNETFNKEISMTLKNYEAVEVSKTMINNASKEAKEVVYEKACKDILESTNLNDKANTDIDRRRESTKRSDNHGANSTAVETSFLTRSEPLIYDYDTSRPPEEVPEYLENDVQNEDAITWELKKNNISKDIIMTLELAAKRARNIHEAFVIYRENLMSKDSGEQNKETIQDYETSKFHDTQQRLETSDSFINCENCIKSKAICHIADKEDFSEFSTCSSRSSISVLSCEFENKDLLHSYIPQNYELDQKEAGSTFSKNDRAIMKSSLNEFTDHKDIKSLMQLIHRPPEKYALALLSESERNKNFETEGAASKTLALSATIEKTYLLSRDNLIPFFYCVVCTVVFWFLQFSFQCD
- the LOC139108673 gene encoding uncharacterized protein isoform X1; protein product: MGPQLVIKMLRLGNTTSNAHTRPHFARHTQSSLMKARTPMKLRKSLLKDVCEPKKPLGTVILRSSIHKKRNSITKQNRSLQMMLSILKEQQDRRATIFYPGTELIKTTYHVKKSFILLQNDLIKDITCDLKKCTGSPIKLGTKVTDKPEKHVENLQNDFQNETNYIEENNDTYVIERDNLVKNICVPAEDHTTVSCDLKKCTGSPIKLETKVTDKPEKHVKNLHDDFQNETNYIKENNDTYGIERDNLVKNICVPAEDHTTVDVACKFQLCLDNEKPGDSCCKIKVLHKTELEEESDNSLTNEGCSQLETQVHPQNVNVTNRSHKFYRRRSYKRKNIGTENEQVSDVYRADSQDSKNAKHVDKLINNKNVITRKKNTLQKNFTVNQQTWKPTGISKTWNTESVTSLQSVSKKSSQLMEKCFVPSKSKHSSTEHVDASKNESTATSKSADEFKAIMKENKDPRANHMTKIYKSSVETKERQNQQSYKNLSKKKQSKSKNNPKNLNKNDNSNPTLPKLKSQYFQTQLVPKKFSNNADIERNPASIQACNKTTKTLEVVHTLRTVNDSVKKDGNAEKNAIKKNCEEDNKEVQMSLNDELCSPGSRLYKIFSKDINVYKVNKLPQRSIGTQTDPVFTFYEKVEDKNKTNLVDIGCNTSVSYNDVQISFDLLDFTESDPLIDNKLTINSIDSELLTVNNTKINVESEDGNKNSELSNETFNKEISMTLKNYEAVEVSKTMINNASKEAKEVVYEKACKDILESTNLNDKANTDIDRRRESTKRSDNHGANSTAVETSFLTRSEPLIYDYDTSRPPEEVPEYLENDVQNEDAITWELKKNNISKDIIMTLELAAKRARNIHEAFVIYRENLMSKDSGEQNKETIQDYETSKFHDTQQRLETSDSFINCENCIKSKAICHIADKEDFSEFSTCSSRSSISVLSCEFENKDLLHSYIPQNYELDQKEAGSTFSKNDRAIMKSSLNEFTDHKDIKSLMQLIHRPPEKYALALLSESERNKNFETEGAASKTLALSATIEKTYLLSRDNLIPFFYCVVCTVVFWFLQFSFQCD